A stretch of the Serratia marcescens genome encodes the following:
- a CDS encoding helix-turn-helix domain-containing protein, which produces MQELAGHLAHTLRTLRAQRGWSLTQAAEYTGVSKAMLGQIERGESSPTVATLWKIATGFNVAFSAFLEASPAQQQATLHRYGDLPVYDQDNADMRVVPLFPYDRQLGFDMFVIDLAPGALSESSPHEPGVIEHVIVISGRLELAIDGEWHSLAAGEAMRFQADRPHAYRNASSQTVRIHDLIHYPQS; this is translated from the coding sequence ATGCAGGAACTTGCCGGCCATTTGGCACACACCCTTCGCACGCTGCGCGCACAGCGCGGTTGGAGCCTGACGCAGGCGGCGGAATACACCGGCGTCAGCAAGGCGATGCTCGGGCAGATCGAACGCGGCGAATCCAGCCCGACGGTGGCGACGCTGTGGAAGATCGCCACCGGTTTCAACGTGGCGTTCTCCGCTTTTCTCGAAGCCTCCCCCGCGCAGCAGCAGGCGACGCTGCACCGCTACGGCGATCTGCCGGTGTACGATCAGGACAACGCCGATATGCGCGTGGTGCCGCTGTTTCCCTACGATCGCCAGCTGGGTTTCGATATGTTCGTCATCGATCTTGCGCCGGGCGCGCTCAGCGAGTCGTCGCCCCATGAGCCGGGCGTGATCGAGCATGTCATCGTGATCAGCGGCCGGTTGGAGTTGGCGATAGACGGCGAATGGCACAGCCTGGCCGCCGGCGAGGCGATGCGCTTTCAGGCCGATCGGCCGCACGCTTACCGCAACGCCAGTTCACAAACGGTGCGTATTCACGATCTGATCCACTATCCTCAATCCTGA
- a CDS encoding prolyl oligopeptidase family serine peptidase, whose amino-acid sequence MTSLPNSIRLAMAAEGGAAAGDGFLWLEELQGKKALQWVQQENQRTVARFGQGEDFQRIEREVLDILNKDTQIPWVSKRGEYYYNFWQDQANPRGLLRRTTLDEYRKAKPAWETVLDIDALGKAEGKDWVYQGSQPLAPEYRYCLMQLSPDGGDATEIREFDLVAKRFVKDGFNVPVAKSRISWVDRDTLFIATDFGPGSMTQSGYARIAKRWRRGTPLSAAETLYEAQPDDMAVFAYHDRTPGFERDFVGRSLDFYRRDYFLLMQDGRQKKIDIPADAELDTHREWLLIKPSSDWDVGGKRYPSGALLAANFDDYLAGKRELQLLFTPTAEQALSGYSGTRDHLILSIMDNVVNRLEVLTPQGGSWQRRPLGKPGAISTISAGGIDEESNAYFLTVSGFLQPTSLYMGNLDDGEATLLKQAPQDFDASGYQVSQHFARSKDGTRVPYFQIATKDLKLDGSTPTLLYGYGGFEVPLLPGYLGGKAPAWLERGGVYVVANIRGGGEYGPAWHQAALKQNRHRAYEDFAAVAKDLIARKVTSAPHLGARGGSNGGLLVGNMLTLYPQLFGCIVCEVPLLDMQRYTQLSAGASWIAEYGDPSKPEEWAYIKTFSPYHNIQAQTAYPPVLFYTATSDDRVNPAHARKMAARMQAMGYQQAYFYENTEGGHSAAADKQQAAFHSALVSEFMWANLSGKSKPA is encoded by the coding sequence ATGACTTCATTACCCAACAGTATCCGCCTGGCGATGGCGGCGGAAGGCGGCGCGGCCGCCGGCGATGGATTCCTGTGGCTGGAAGAGCTGCAGGGTAAAAAAGCGCTGCAATGGGTGCAGCAGGAAAATCAGCGCACCGTGGCGCGTTTCGGCCAGGGCGAAGACTTTCAGCGCATTGAGCGCGAAGTCCTGGATATCCTCAATAAAGACACCCAGATCCCGTGGGTGAGCAAACGCGGCGAGTACTATTACAATTTCTGGCAGGATCAGGCCAACCCGCGCGGCCTGCTACGGCGCACCACGCTGGACGAGTACCGCAAAGCCAAACCGGCCTGGGAAACGGTGCTGGATATCGACGCGTTGGGCAAGGCGGAGGGCAAGGATTGGGTCTATCAGGGCTCGCAGCCGCTGGCGCCGGAATACCGCTATTGCCTGATGCAGCTGTCGCCGGACGGCGGTGACGCCACCGAAATCCGCGAATTCGATCTGGTGGCCAAACGCTTCGTCAAAGACGGCTTCAACGTGCCGGTGGCAAAAAGCCGGATCTCCTGGGTTGATCGGGACACGCTGTTCATCGCCACCGATTTCGGCCCCGGCTCGATGACCCAGTCCGGCTATGCGCGCATCGCCAAACGCTGGCGGCGCGGCACGCCGCTGAGCGCCGCTGAAACGCTGTACGAAGCGCAGCCCGATGACATGGCGGTCTTCGCCTATCACGATCGCACGCCGGGCTTTGAGCGCGATTTCGTCGGCCGTAGCCTGGATTTCTATCGCCGCGACTATTTCCTGCTGATGCAGGACGGCCGGCAGAAAAAAATCGACATCCCGGCCGACGCCGAGCTGGATACGCATCGGGAATGGCTGCTGATCAAACCGAGCAGCGACTGGGACGTGGGCGGCAAGCGTTATCCGTCCGGCGCGCTGCTGGCGGCCAACTTCGATGACTATCTGGCGGGCAAGCGCGAGCTGCAGCTGCTGTTTACCCCGACGGCGGAGCAGGCGCTGAGCGGCTACAGCGGCACCCGCGATCATCTGATCCTCAGCATCATGGATAACGTGGTCAACCGGCTCGAAGTGCTGACGCCGCAGGGTGGCAGCTGGCAACGTCGCCCGCTGGGCAAGCCCGGCGCCATCAGCACCATTTCCGCCGGCGGCATCGACGAAGAGAGCAACGCTTATTTCCTGACTGTCAGCGGGTTCCTGCAGCCGACCTCGCTGTACATGGGCAACCTCGACGACGGTGAGGCGACGTTGCTGAAACAGGCGCCGCAGGATTTTGATGCGTCAGGCTACCAGGTGAGCCAGCATTTTGCGCGCTCCAAGGACGGCACCCGCGTGCCGTATTTCCAGATTGCCACCAAAGATCTCAAGCTGGACGGCAGCACGCCGACGCTGCTGTATGGCTACGGCGGGTTTGAAGTGCCGCTGCTGCCGGGCTATCTCGGCGGCAAGGCGCCGGCCTGGCTGGAGCGCGGCGGGGTGTATGTGGTGGCCAACATCCGCGGCGGCGGCGAATACGGCCCGGCCTGGCACCAGGCGGCGCTCAAGCAGAATCGCCATCGCGCCTACGAGGATTTCGCCGCCGTGGCCAAAGATCTTATCGCGCGCAAGGTGACCTCGGCGCCGCATTTGGGCGCGCGCGGTGGCAGCAACGGCGGCCTGTTGGTGGGCAATATGCTGACGCTGTATCCGCAGCTGTTCGGCTGCATCGTTTGCGAAGTGCCGCTGCTGGACATGCAGCGCTATACCCAGCTTTCCGCTGGCGCGTCGTGGATCGCCGAATACGGTGACCCGAGCAAGCCGGAGGAGTGGGCCTACATCAAGACCTTCTCGCCGTACCACAACATTCAGGCGCAGACGGCCTATCCGCCAGTGCTGTTCTATACCGCGACCAGCGACGATCGGGTCAACCCGGCCCACGCCCGCAAAATGGCCGCGCGCATGCAGGCGATGGGGTATCAGCAGGCCTATTTCTATGAAAATACCGAAGGCGGGCACAGCGCCGCCGCCGACAAGCAACAGGCGGCATTCCACAGCGCGCTGGTAAGCGAATTCATGTGGGCCAACCTGAGCGGCAAATCCAAGCCAGCGTAA
- the dtpA gene encoding dipeptide/tripeptide permease DtpA — protein sequence MSTANNQHPESVSLNAFKQPKAFYLIFSIELWERFGYYGLQGIMAVYLVKMLGMSEADSITLFSSFSALVYGFVAIGGWLGDKVLGAKRVIVLGALVLAAGYAMVAYSGHDIFWVYMGMATIAVGSGLFKANPSSLLSTCYEKDDPRLDGAFTMYYMSVNIGSFFSMLATPWLAAKYGWSVAFSLSVVGMLITLVNFMMCRKWVKENGSKPDFKPLHLPKLLMVLVGVVALIAVSSWLLHNQVIARWALALVSAGIVLVFAKETFALHGAARRKMIVAFLLMLEAVVFFVLYSQMPTSLNFFAIHNVEHSIFGVAFEPEQYQALNPFWIMLASPILAALYNKMGDRLPMPHKFAFGMILCSCAFLVLPWGASFANEQGIVSVNWLILSYALQSIGELMISGLGLAMVAQLVPQRLMGFIMGSWFLTTAAAALIAGKVAGLTAVPSDINDAHASLAIYSHVFMQIGIVTAVIAILMMLTAPKLYRMTLDTTEDANQKAQEATAAR from the coding sequence GTGTCAACAGCAAACAACCAACACCCGGAGAGCGTGAGCCTTAACGCGTTCAAACAACCGAAAGCATTCTATCTGATCTTCTCGATCGAACTGTGGGAGCGTTTCGGCTATTACGGCCTGCAGGGCATCATGGCGGTTTATCTGGTCAAGATGCTCGGCATGAGCGAAGCCGACTCCATCACCCTGTTCTCTTCCTTCAGCGCGCTGGTATATGGCTTCGTGGCCATCGGCGGCTGGCTGGGCGATAAAGTGCTGGGCGCCAAACGCGTGATCGTGCTCGGCGCACTGGTGCTGGCCGCCGGTTACGCCATGGTGGCCTACTCCGGCCACGACATCTTCTGGGTCTACATGGGCATGGCGACCATCGCCGTGGGTAGCGGCCTGTTCAAGGCTAACCCGTCCTCCCTGCTGTCCACCTGCTATGAGAAAGACGATCCGCGTCTCGACGGCGCCTTCACCATGTACTACATGTCGGTGAACATCGGTTCCTTCTTCTCCATGCTGGCCACCCCGTGGCTGGCGGCGAAATACGGCTGGAGCGTGGCGTTCTCCCTGAGCGTGGTCGGCATGCTGATCACTCTGGTCAACTTTATGATGTGCCGCAAATGGGTGAAGGAAAACGGTTCCAAGCCTGACTTCAAGCCGCTGCATCTGCCGAAACTGCTGATGGTGCTGGTCGGCGTCGTGGCGCTGATCGCCGTGTCCAGCTGGCTGCTGCACAACCAAGTGATCGCGCGCTGGGCGCTGGCCCTGGTTTCCGCCGGCATCGTATTGGTGTTTGCCAAAGAAACCTTCGCCCTACACGGCGCTGCACGCCGCAAGATGATCGTCGCCTTCCTGCTGATGCTGGAAGCGGTGGTGTTCTTCGTGCTGTACAGCCAGATGCCAACCTCACTGAACTTCTTCGCTATCCATAACGTGGAACACAGCATCTTTGGCGTCGCCTTCGAGCCGGAGCAGTATCAGGCGCTGAATCCATTCTGGATCATGCTCGCCAGCCCGATTTTGGCCGCGCTGTATAACAAAATGGGCGATCGCCTGCCGATGCCGCACAAGTTCGCTTTCGGCATGATCCTGTGTTCCTGCGCCTTCCTGGTGCTGCCATGGGGCGCCAGCTTCGCCAACGAACAGGGCATCGTGTCGGTCAACTGGCTGATCCTGAGCTACGCGCTGCAGAGCATCGGCGAGCTGATGATTTCCGGCCTGGGGCTGGCGATGGTGGCGCAGCTGGTGCCGCAGCGTCTGATGGGCTTCATCATGGGTTCCTGGTTCCTGACCACCGCCGCCGCCGCGCTGATCGCCGGTAAGGTTGCCGGTCTGACCGCCGTCCCAAGCGACATCAACGACGCGCACGCTTCGCTGGCCATCTACAGCCATGTGTTTATGCAGATCGGCATCGTCACCGCCGTCATCGCTATCCTGATGATGCTGACCGCGCCGAAACTGTACCGCATGACGCTGGACACCACCGAAGACGCCAATCAGAAAGCGCAGGAAGCCACCGCGGCTCGCTGA
- the nth gene encoding endonuclease III, producing MNKQKRLEILTRLRDNNPHPTTELVYTTPFELLIAVLLSAQATDVSVNKATAKLYPVANTPAAMLALGVDGVKEYIKTIGLFNSKAENVIKTCRMLLELHGGDVPEDRAALEALPGVGRKTANVVLNTAFGWATIAVDTHIFRVCNRTHFAPGKNVDQVEEKLLKVVPAEFKVDCHHWLILHGRYTCIARKPRCGSCIIEDLCEYKEKVYPES from the coding sequence ATGAACAAGCAGAAGCGACTGGAAATTCTGACCCGGCTGCGCGACAACAACCCGCACCCGACCACCGAGCTGGTGTACACCACGCCGTTTGAGCTACTGATTGCGGTGCTGCTGTCTGCACAGGCCACCGACGTGAGCGTCAACAAGGCGACCGCCAAGCTTTATCCGGTCGCCAACACCCCCGCCGCCATGCTGGCGCTGGGGGTTGATGGCGTCAAGGAGTACATCAAGACCATCGGCCTGTTCAACAGCAAGGCCGAAAACGTGATCAAAACCTGCCGCATGCTGCTGGAGCTGCACGGTGGCGACGTGCCGGAAGACCGTGCCGCGCTGGAAGCGCTGCCGGGCGTCGGCCGCAAGACCGCCAACGTGGTGCTCAACACCGCCTTCGGCTGGGCGACCATCGCCGTCGACACCCACATCTTTCGGGTGTGCAACCGCACCCACTTCGCGCCGGGCAAGAACGTCGATCAGGTGGAAGAGAAGCTGTTGAAGGTGGTCCCCGCCGAATTCAAGGTCGATTGCCACCACTGGCTGATCCTGCACGGGCGCTACACCTGCATCGCGCGCAAACCGCGCTGTGGCTCCTGCATTATCGAAGACCTGTGCGAGTATAAAGAAAAGGTTTATCCGGAATCCTGA
- a CDS encoding electron transport complex subunit E — MSEAKELIVQGLWKNNSALVQLLGMCPLLAVTSTVTNALGLGLATTLVLTLTNASISAVRRWVPSEVRIPIYVMIIAAVVSIVQMLINAYAFGLYQSLGIFIPLIVTNCIVVGRAEAVAAKKPVGLSALDGMAIGLGATGVMVTLGSMRELLGNGTLFDGADQLLGGWAKSLRIEVVHFDSPFLLAMLPPGAFIGLGLLLAVKYLIDEKMKARKARAVAVEPLLEQGRAEKA; from the coding sequence ATGAGTGAAGCCAAAGAATTGATCGTCCAGGGGCTGTGGAAAAACAACTCCGCCCTGGTGCAGCTGTTGGGCATGTGTCCGCTGCTGGCGGTGACCTCCACCGTCACCAACGCACTCGGCTTGGGGCTGGCCACCACCCTGGTGCTGACGCTGACCAACGCCTCCATCTCCGCGGTGCGCCGCTGGGTGCCGAGCGAGGTGCGCATTCCTATCTACGTGATGATCATCGCCGCGGTGGTGAGCATCGTGCAGATGCTGATCAACGCCTATGCCTTCGGCCTGTATCAGTCGCTCGGCATCTTTATTCCGTTGATCGTGACCAACTGCATCGTGGTGGGCCGCGCCGAAGCGGTGGCCGCCAAGAAGCCGGTCGGCCTCTCGGCGCTGGACGGCATGGCCATCGGCCTCGGCGCTACCGGCGTGATGGTGACGCTGGGCTCGATGCGCGAACTGTTGGGCAACGGCACGCTGTTCGACGGCGCCGATCAGCTGCTGGGCGGCTGGGCCAAGTCGCTGCGCATCGAAGTGGTGCATTTCGACAGCCCGTTCCTGCTGGCAATGCTGCCGCCGGGCGCCTTTATCGGCCTGGGGCTGCTGCTGGCGGTCAAATATCTGATCGACGAAAAAATGAAGGCGCGCAAAGCCCGCGCCGTGGCGGTGGAACCGCTGCTGGAACAAGGACGTGCTGAGAAGGCCTGA
- the rsxG gene encoding electron transport complex subunit RsxG — MLNSMRKHGTTLAVFAAVTTGLTAVVYTLTKSTIAHQAALQQKALLDQVVPPENYDNIMQNECFLVSDPALGDDAPHRLYLARKNGQPTAAALETTAPDGYSGAIKLLVGADFNGTVLGTRVIEHHETPGLGDKIELRISDWISFFSGKKIEGPDDKRWAVKKDGGMFDQFTGATITPRAVVNAVRRTALYMETLPPKLESLPACGASE, encoded by the coding sequence ATGCTGAATTCCATGAGAAAGCACGGCACCACGCTGGCGGTGTTCGCGGCGGTCACCACCGGTCTGACTGCCGTCGTCTATACCCTGACGAAAAGCACCATCGCCCATCAGGCGGCGCTGCAGCAAAAAGCGCTGCTCGATCAGGTGGTGCCGCCGGAAAACTACGACAACATCATGCAGAACGAATGCTTCCTGGTCAGCGATCCGGCGCTGGGAGACGATGCGCCGCACCGCTTGTACCTGGCGCGCAAAAACGGGCAACCGACCGCCGCCGCGCTGGAAACCACCGCGCCGGACGGCTACTCCGGCGCCATCAAGCTGCTGGTCGGCGCCGATTTCAACGGCACGGTGCTCGGCACCCGGGTGATTGAACACCACGAAACCCCGGGGCTGGGGGACAAAATCGAACTGCGCATTTCCGACTGGATTTCCTTCTTCAGCGGCAAGAAAATCGAAGGCCCGGACGATAAGCGCTGGGCGGTGAAGAAAGACGGCGGCATGTTCGACCAGTTCACCGGTGCCACCATCACCCCGCGGGCGGTGGTCAATGCGGTGCGCCGCACGGCGTTGTATATGGAAACGCTGCCGCCTAAACTTGAAAGCTTACCTGCGTGTGGAGCCAGCGAATGA
- the rsxD gene encoding electron transport complex subunit RsxD: MKFRPVSPTAAKGLHIASSPFTHNQQSTSRIMLWVMLACIPGIAAQIWFFGYGVLIQVALAAIVALAAEGAVLKLRKLPVRSRLADNSALLTALLLGISLPPLAPWWMIVIGTFFAIVIAKQLYGGLGQNPFNPAMVGYVVLLISFPVQMTSWLPPDELRATALPLHDTLLAIFSGHTSQGATLHELQMGVDGISQATPLDGFKTGLRSGHSVEQVLQQLLFGGALAGIGWQWVNLGFLAGGLFMLARRLIHWQIPFSMLAAIAFCSGLAWWLDPAHQASPLIHLFSGASMLGAFFIATDPVSASTTPKGRLIYGALIGVLVWLIRVYGGYPDGVAFAVLLANITVPLIDHYTQPRVYGHR, from the coding sequence ATGAAGTTCAGGCCGGTATCACCCACAGCCGCCAAAGGCTTACACATCGCCAGCTCGCCTTTCACCCACAACCAGCAAAGCACCAGCCGCATCATGCTGTGGGTCATGTTGGCGTGCATTCCCGGCATCGCGGCGCAGATTTGGTTCTTCGGCTACGGCGTATTGATTCAGGTGGCGCTGGCGGCGATCGTCGCGCTGGCGGCGGAAGGCGCGGTCCTCAAGCTGCGCAAGCTGCCGGTGCGCAGCCGGCTGGCGGATAACTCCGCCCTGCTGACCGCGCTGCTGCTCGGCATCAGCCTGCCGCCGCTGGCACCCTGGTGGATGATCGTCATCGGCACCTTCTTCGCCATCGTCATCGCCAAGCAGCTGTACGGCGGCCTCGGGCAGAACCCGTTCAACCCGGCGATGGTCGGTTACGTGGTGCTGCTGATCTCCTTCCCGGTACAGATGACCAGCTGGCTGCCGCCGGATGAGCTGCGCGCCACCGCGCTGCCTCTCCACGACACGCTGCTGGCCATTTTCAGCGGCCATACCTCGCAAGGCGCGACGCTGCACGAACTGCAGATGGGCGTGGACGGCATCAGCCAGGCCACGCCGCTCGACGGTTTCAAAACCGGCCTGCGCAGCGGCCATAGCGTAGAACAGGTGCTGCAGCAGCTGCTGTTCGGTGGCGCCCTGGCCGGCATCGGCTGGCAGTGGGTCAACCTCGGCTTCCTGGCCGGCGGCCTGTTTATGCTGGCGCGCCGCCTGATCCATTGGCAGATCCCTTTCAGCATGTTGGCCGCCATCGCCTTCTGTTCCGGCCTGGCCTGGTGGCTCGATCCGGCGCATCAGGCGTCGCCGCTGATCCACCTGTTCTCCGGCGCCAGCATGCTGGGCGCGTTTTTTATCGCTACCGATCCGGTCAGCGCGTCCACTACGCCGAAAGGCCGTTTGATCTACGGCGCGCTGATCGGCGTGCTGGTGTGGCTGATCCGCGTCTATGGCGGTTACCCTGACGGCGTGGCCTTCGCCGTGCTGCTCGCCAACATTACCGTCCCGTTAATCGACCACTACACGCAGCCGCGCGTGTACGGCCATCGCTAA
- a CDS encoding helix-turn-helix domain-containing protein, with product MTNEDIFFIEELIEWVEIHLEKRPNLDEVARISGYSKWHLQRKFKRITGIQLATYIRSRILTRAAVALRITRRSIIDISDELGFDSQQTFTRMFKQRFGTTPNRYRSMEHWDVKNLMPRFNFEASYGAGYYPEVKRLTLPEMQLVGFTRRLDFASEQELEYSSCMAMKDEIFNDFFKGLHVDCRRIYSIYSPHVGEGDELSSTLVMAVDPEHKKDILSNHQIDTFHLPSREFISINHKGSAKECLQFFGYLMSHVMPGLKDEVRGSMEMEIIQTKEWNPESKLRQIEVDYTYLISID from the coding sequence ATGACAAATGAAGACATTTTTTTTATTGAAGAGCTAATTGAGTGGGTGGAGATACATCTGGAGAAACGGCCAAACCTGGATGAAGTCGCGCGTATTTCGGGCTATTCCAAGTGGCATCTGCAGCGTAAATTCAAGCGTATTACCGGCATTCAACTCGCCACCTATATCCGTTCGCGTATCCTGACGCGCGCCGCGGTGGCGCTGCGCATTACTCGTCGCTCGATCATCGACATTTCCGATGAGCTGGGCTTCGACTCTCAGCAGACCTTTACCCGCATGTTCAAGCAGCGTTTCGGCACCACGCCCAATCGCTACCGCTCGATGGAGCACTGGGACGTGAAAAACCTGATGCCGCGCTTTAACTTTGAAGCCAGCTATGGCGCCGGTTATTACCCGGAAGTGAAGCGGCTGACGCTGCCCGAGATGCAGTTGGTCGGCTTCACGCGCCGGCTGGATTTCGCCTCCGAGCAGGAGCTGGAGTACTCTTCCTGCATGGCGATGAAGGACGAGATTTTCAACGACTTCTTCAAGGGGCTGCACGTCGACTGTCGGCGCATTTACAGCATCTACTCTCCCCATGTCGGGGAGGGCGACGAGCTCTCATCCACGCTGGTGATGGCGGTCGATCCTGAACACAAAAAAGATATTCTTTCCAACCATCAGATAGACACCTTCCATCTGCCGAGCCGCGAGTTTATCTCTATCAACCACAAGGGTTCGGCGAAAGAGTGTTTGCAGTTTTTCGGCTACCTGATGTCACATGTGATGCCAGGGCTGAAGGATGAGGTGCGCGGCAGTATGGAAATGGAGATCATTCAAACCAAAGAGTGGAATCCGGAATCCAAACTGCGCCAGATTGAAGTGGATTACACCTACCTGATTTCTATCGATTAA
- the rsxC gene encoding electron transport complex subunit RsxC: protein MLNLFAAFKKDRIWDFDGGIHPPEMKTQSSGAPLRVAPLPKTFIIPLQQHLGPEGELCVNAGDRVLKGQPLTVGRGRTVPVHAPTSGTVSAITPHITAHPSGLTELCVIIEADGEDRGCERDPVADYRQAPAAELVQRIHQAGIAGLGGAGFPTASKLQGGMSGVETLILNAAECEPYITADDRLMQEHADQIIEGTQILQHILQPKVTLIGIEDNKPEAIAALKQALRGQSGIGLRVIPTKYPSGGAKQLTKILTGKEVPHGKHSSAIGVLMQNVGTAFAIKRAIVDGEPLIERVVTLTGEALERPGNLWARIGTPVQHLLDFAGFRPQAQQMVVMGGPLMGFTLPALNVPIVKISNCILAPTVDEMSPQEPEQSCIRCGLCVDACPAGLLPQQLYWFSRGQEHDKARNHNLFDCIECGACAFVCPSNIPLVQYYRQEKAEIKAIDLEAARTAEAKARYEAKLARLEREKLAREERHKKAAVKLTDDDQGAVQAALARVRSKNAEAAVTPVNGQQPDNSEMIAAREARKAQARERRAQLAAEAETEASSATSGDDARKAAVAAALARVKARKEAPAADSTAPAAAENDPRKAAVAAALARVKAKKAAQQADAPAPVETAPATAEEDPRKAAVAAALARAKAKKAAQQADAPAPAETAPATAEEDPRKAAVAAAIARAKAKKAAQQADAPAPAEPAPATAEEDPRKAAVAAAIARAKAKKAAQQADAPAPAETAPATAEEDPRKAAVAAAIARAKAKKAARESLAAETEDK from the coding sequence ATGCTTAATCTGTTCGCCGCCTTTAAAAAAGACCGGATCTGGGATTTCGACGGCGGGATCCATCCACCGGAAATGAAAACGCAGTCCAGCGGTGCGCCGCTGCGTGTCGCTCCCCTGCCCAAGACCTTTATCATTCCGCTGCAGCAGCATCTGGGGCCGGAAGGCGAGCTGTGCGTCAACGCCGGCGATCGGGTGTTGAAAGGCCAGCCGCTGACCGTCGGCCGTGGCCGCACCGTGCCGGTACACGCCCCGACCTCGGGCACCGTCAGCGCCATCACGCCGCACATCACCGCTCACCCTTCCGGGCTGACGGAACTGTGCGTGATTATCGAGGCGGACGGGGAAGACCGCGGGTGCGAGCGCGACCCGGTGGCGGACTACCGTCAAGCGCCCGCCGCGGAGCTGGTTCAACGTATTCATCAGGCCGGCATCGCCGGTCTGGGCGGCGCCGGTTTCCCGACCGCCAGCAAGCTGCAGGGCGGCATGAGCGGCGTGGAAACGCTGATCCTCAACGCCGCCGAGTGCGAGCCTTACATCACCGCCGACGATCGCCTGATGCAGGAACATGCCGACCAGATCATTGAAGGCACGCAGATCCTGCAACACATTCTGCAGCCCAAGGTCACGCTGATCGGCATCGAAGACAACAAACCGGAAGCGATCGCGGCGCTGAAACAGGCGCTGCGCGGCCAGTCCGGCATTGGGCTGCGCGTTATCCCCACCAAATACCCGTCCGGCGGCGCCAAGCAGCTGACCAAGATCCTCACCGGCAAGGAAGTGCCGCACGGCAAGCACTCCTCTGCTATCGGCGTATTGATGCAAAACGTCGGCACCGCCTTCGCCATCAAACGAGCGATCGTCGACGGCGAACCGCTGATTGAGCGCGTGGTGACCCTGACCGGCGAGGCGCTCGAGCGCCCGGGCAACCTGTGGGCGCGCATCGGCACGCCGGTGCAGCACCTGCTAGACTTCGCCGGTTTCCGCCCGCAGGCGCAGCAGATGGTGGTCATGGGCGGCCCGCTGATGGGCTTCACCCTGCCCGCGCTGAATGTGCCGATCGTCAAGATCAGCAACTGCATTCTGGCGCCGACGGTCGATGAAATGTCGCCGCAGGAACCGGAGCAGTCCTGCATCCGCTGCGGCCTGTGCGTAGACGCTTGCCCTGCCGGGCTGCTGCCGCAGCAGCTGTACTGGTTCAGCCGCGGACAAGAGCACGACAAGGCGCGCAACCATAACCTGTTTGACTGCATCGAATGCGGCGCCTGCGCGTTCGTTTGCCCCAGCAACATCCCGCTGGTGCAGTACTACCGTCAGGAAAAGGCCGAGATAAAGGCTATCGATCTGGAGGCGGCGCGTACCGCCGAGGCCAAGGCGCGTTACGAAGCCAAGCTGGCGCGCCTGGAGCGCGAGAAGCTGGCGCGCGAAGAGCGGCATAAAAAGGCCGCCGTCAAACTGACCGACGACGATCAGGGCGCGGTGCAGGCCGCGCTGGCGCGCGTGCGCAGCAAAAATGCCGAAGCGGCGGTCACGCCGGTCAACGGCCAGCAGCCGGATAACAGCGAGATGATCGCCGCCCGCGAAGCGCGTAAAGCGCAGGCGCGCGAACGCCGAGCCCAGTTGGCGGCCGAGGCGGAAACAGAGGCATCATCGGCAACTTCTGGCGACGACGCGCGCAAAGCCGCCGTGGCCGCGGCGCTGGCCCGCGTAAAAGCGCGCAAGGAAGCGCCGGCCGCAGACAGCACGGCTCCGGCAGCAGCAGAGAACGATCCACGCAAGGCCGCGGTCGCTGCCGCCCTGGCGCGTGTAAAGGCCAAGAAAGCGGCGCAGCAGGCGGACGCCCCTGCACCGGTGGAAACGGCACCGGCAACCGCCGAGGAAGATCCGCGCAAGGCCGCGGTCGCTGCCGCTCTGGCGCGTGCCAAAGCCAAGAAAGCGGCGCAGCAGGCGGATGCCCCTGCACCGGCGGAAACGGCGCCGGCAACCGCCGAGGAAGACCCGCGCAAGGCGGCGGTGGCAGCGGCTATCGCCCGCGCCAAAGCCAAGAAAGCGGCGCAGCAGGCGGATGCCCCTGCACCGGCGGAGCCGGCGCCGGCAACCGCCGAGGAAGACCCGCGCAAGGCGGCGGTGGCAGCGGCTATCGCCCGCGCCAAAGCCAAAAAAGCGGCGCAGCAGGCGGATGCCCCTGCACCGGCGGAAACGGCGCCGGCAACCGCCGAGGAAGACCCGCGCAAGGCGGCGGTGGCAGCGGCTATCGCCCGCGCCAAAGCCAAAAAAGCCGCCAGGGAATCGCTGGCGGCGGAAACGGAAGACAAATGA